The proteins below are encoded in one region of Ostrea edulis chromosome 3, xbOstEdul1.1, whole genome shotgun sequence:
- the LOC130053518 gene encoding uncharacterized protein LOC130053518 — MDHTWRNRKRKNCLKCGEEYSRRHLKRHCCTALKQQTSSDKQEEGSYSACIAGGKVEPKESLLNTALSEESIQDSETEETNDLGCEGPSLSTSDDSEEELWDFDLSAHFKEDVDDHVERDRTDMLIASLLKVLLRWQLLFYVSDLAFSYLLLLFKSVLYLVSSTSENIQKLYKKFPSNLYQLHKIISFEKDIFLKKVVCPKCYALYDIPDCSDEVEGMQISKKYSNVVSPNHALAHFRRPCGEILLKTVLTNSKTNLVPKKTFCYQSIKDSLQTLVNRDGFEDLCELWRTRNVPDYILMDVFDGDLWNDFNGGGGGGGGNTTFFTAERNYGIMLNVDWFQPFKNTNYSVGAIYLTILNLPRSQRFKKENIILVGLIPDMKVEPPTNTFIEPFVE; from the coding sequence ATGGATCATACATGGAGAAACAGGAAAAGAAAAAATTGTCTTAAGTGTGGGGAGGAATATTCGAGAAGACATTTAAAGAGACACTGCTGTACAGCATTAAAACAACAGACGTCCAGTGATAAACAGGAAGAGGGGAGTTATTCAGCATGCATCGCGGGTGGTAAGGTTGAACCAAAAGAATCACTACTAAACACAGCGCTTTCCGAAGAAAGCATCCAAGATTCAGAAACCGAGGAGACCAATGATCTTGGATGTGAAGGTCCTTCTTTGTCTACATCTGATGACAGTGAAGAGGAGTTATGGGATTTTGATTTAAGTGCCCATTTCAAAGAAGATGTTGATGATCATGTTGAGCGAGATAGAACAGATATGTTGATTGCTTCACTTTTGAAAGTATTGTTACGTTGGCAGTTGTTGTTTTATGTCTCAGATCTTGCCTTTTCATATTTGCTCTTGCTTTTCAAATCAGTATTATATTTAGTTTCATCTACttctgaaaatattcaaaaattgtACAAAAAGTTTCCTTCAAATTTATACCAATTGCATAAGATTATCTCTTTTGaaaaagatatctttttaaagaaagtaGTGTGTCCAAAATGCTATGCATTATATGATATTCCCGACTGTTCAGATGAGGTTGAAGGCATGCAAATTTCCAAAAAGTACAGTAATGTTGTATCCCCTAATCATGCACTTGCACATTTTCGTAGACCTTGTGGggaaatacttttaaaaactgttttaaCTAATAGTAAAACAAACCTTGTCCCAAAGAAAACTTTCTGCTATCAAAGCATTAAGGATAGTTTACAAACTTTAGTGAATAGAGACGGGTTTGAGGATCTTTGCGAATTATGGCGCACTAGAAATGTTCCAGATTACATACTTATGGATGTTTTTGATGGTGATTTGTGGAACGAttttaatggggggggggggggggggggagggaatACAACTTTTTTTACTGCTGAACGTAATTATGGTATTATGTTGAATGTTGACTGGTTCCAACCATTTAAAAACACAAACTATTCCGTTGGCGCAATCTATCTAACAATATTGAACTTGCCAAGATCGcaaagatttaaaaaagaaaatattatctTGGTTGGCCTTATTCCAGATATGAAAGTTGAACCTCCAACAAACACTTTTATTGAGCCTTTTGTAGAGTAA
- the LOC125667294 gene encoding P2X purinoceptor 7-like, protein MPNVRHRDSRSSTSSDIGLHISFEVSSCDDSDGEDLQDIVPYQFEPEASESNESEQDSSLGGSDEDQPRLDNTDWCTCGYCVLMPTQRESICCCEIDRVNSKKDSSDRKLSCITQHPGFSSVCLDVYVLETAYYQYRSQYGELQTSIEERNRYTSYRQLVRWCWGYLGKNVRVPLPSCAVQKIRAAFPSEDYEGFRDPQ, encoded by the exons ATGCCCAACGTAAGACATAGAGATAGCAGATCGTCAACTTCTTCCGACATCGGACTTCACATATCGTTTGAAGTCTCATCTTGTGACGATAGCGACGGAGAAGACCTGCAGGACATTGTTCCTTACCAGTTTGAACCTGAGGCTTCTGAATCGAATGAAAGCGAGCAAGATTCCTCACTTGGGGGAAGCGACGAAGATCAGCCGAGACTGGACAACACCGATTG GTGTACTTGTGGATACTGTGTACTAATGCCTACACAGAGGGAGAGCATCTGCTGTTGTGAAATTGACAGAGTCAACAGCAAAAAGGATTCATCCGACCGAAAGCTTTCCTGCATCACTCAGCATCCTGGATTCTCATCGGTGTGCCTAGATGTGTATGTGCTTGAGACAGCCTACTATCAGTACCGCTCCCAGTATGGAGAATTACAGACCAGCATTGAAGA AAGGAACAGATATACATCATATCGACAACTTGTGCGCTGGTGCTGGGGCTACCTTGGGAAAAATGTCAGAGTCCCCTTACCATCTTGTGCTGTTCAAAAGATAAGAGCTGCATTTCCATCTGAAGACTATGAGGGTTTCAGGGACCCACAATAA
- the LOC125667288 gene encoding uncharacterized protein LOC125667288 isoform X2 encodes MIGFGILQSRHHEYTTQTKQDNQHEEKKTTSCQTTGPRARSVRVQVSANLKEKGVQAELQPRMRSIGVQFNGRDDIPDSQSAQKPALTHDSSSSDQSMATPCDSEAASMYEPSGSSSDESRLDMEGEVPHNPLEERKFIVSEAQLLDLFNCCKMCHRFARADVQQVVGTMVRIVTECMFCGYSWQWCSQPSIGTIPAGNLALSASILFSGALAAKVLRVLQCMGIATISRRTFATHQSSILFPSIARVWNSQQMEYVRRCQQKGQPLVIGGDGRADSPGHSAKYGSYSTIDLEEGIVIDIQLVQSNEVKNSNGMEKKGLERAIQWLQVHELQVGTIVTDRHLQIQKWIRENLPDTVHYYDVWHVAKGLKKKIVAASKLKDCAELVKWCKSLTNHMYWVAASTPDGNGEVMWAKWESVENHIHNVHTGHNTLFPTCAHSTLEGNEQKKKWLKAGSKASEKMSDLILSKQMKKDIPKLSPLFQTSQIEAFHSTINHFAPKMVSFSYHGMYCRLMMAAIHYNENASRSQATTRDGDLQYKISFPKFKQGDYSVRKVTVEPTYEYTSTLMKETLKSATATMLEPIACLPSVKPPPLCSAFMHPEKEEAVCNFKSRFCRKETSV; translated from the exons GTGTTCAAGCAGAGCTACAACCAAGAATGAGGAGTATCGGAGTGCAGTTTAATGGGAGAGATGATATCCCAGACTCGCAATCAGCACAAAAACCTGCTTTGACACATGACTCCTCTAGTAGTGACCAATCTATGGCTACTCCTTGTGACAGTGAAGCTGCCTCCATGTATGAACCATCAGGCTCCAGTTCAGATGAATCACGGCTTGATATGGA GGGTGAAGTACCACACAACCCTTTAGAAGAAAGGAAGTTCATTGTGAGCGAAGCTCAGCTACTTGATCTGTTCAACTGCTGCAAGATGTGCCATCGGTTTGCCAGAGCAGATGTGCAGCAGGTAGTTGGGACCATGGTCCGGATTGTTACGGAGTGTATGTTTTGTGGATACTCCTGGCAGTGGTGCAGTCAGCCATCCATTGGAACCATACCAGCTGGGAACCTTGCCCTGTCTGCCAGCATCCTGTTTTCTGGAGCCCTGGCAGCAAAGGTTTTACGTGTCCTGCAGTGTATGGGGATTGCCACCATTTCACGGAGAACCTTCGCCACCCATCAGTCCTCCATTTTGTTCCCTTCCATTGCCCGTGTATGGAACAGCCAACAGATGGAGTATGTTAGACGATGTCAGCAGAAGGGACAGCCCCTTGTCATTGGTGGGGATGGTCGAGCTGATTCTCCTGGTCACTCTGCCAAGTATGGCTCATACAGCACCATTGACTTAGAGGAAGGCATTGTCATCGACATACAGCTAGTTCAA AGCAATGAAGTGAAGAACAGCAATGGCATGGAAAAAAAGGGACTGGAACGGGCTATTCAATGGCTACAAGTCCACGAGTTACAAGTTGGGACCATCGTCACAGACAGACATCTCCAAATCCAGAAATGGATCAGAGAGAACTTGCCCGACACTGTGCATTATTATGATGTCTGGCATGTAGCTAAAG gCCTTAAGAAGAAAATTGTTGCAGCATCCAAGCTTAAGGACTGTGCAGAGCTGGTCAAGTGGTGCAAGAGTCTGACCAACCACATGTACTGGGTTGCGGCCTCCACACCAGATGGGAATGGAGAGGTGATGTGGGCCAAATGGGAGTCAGTCGAAAACCACATCCACAATGTCCACACCGGCCACAACACTTTATTTCCAACATGTGCCCACAGCACCCTTGAAGGCAATGAGCAGAAGAAGAAGTGGTTGAAAGCAG GATCAAAAGCCAGTGAGAAGATGTCAGATCTGATACTCTCCAAACAGATGAAGAAGGACATCCCGAAGCTTTCCCCCCTCTTCCAGACTTCCCAGATTGAGGCGTTCCACAGCACCATCAACCATTTTGCCCCAAAGATGGTTTCATTTTCATACCATGGCATGTATTGTAG GCTAATGATGGCTGCCATTCACTACAATGAGAATGCATCCAGGTCACAAGCTACTACTAGAGATGGTGACCTGCAGTACAAGATAAGTTTCCCAAAATTTAAGCAGGGCGACTATAGTGTTCGGAAGGTTACAGTGGAGCCTACATACG AATACACATCAACACTGATGAAGGAAACCCTAAAATCAGCTACTGCGACAATGCTGGAACCCATTGCCTGCCTGCCATCAGTGAAGCCACCTCCTCTGTGCAGCGCATTCATGCACCCTGAAAAAGAAGAGGCAGTGTGTAATTTCAAGTCACGGTTTTGTAGGAAGGAGACAAGTGTGTGA